One Cucumis sativus cultivar 9930 chromosome 1, Cucumber_9930_V3, whole genome shotgun sequence DNA segment encodes these proteins:
- the LOC101212580 gene encoding squamosa promoter-binding-like protein 3, with protein MATGKADGKRRLSYYEMEEEDEEDEEEDEDEEQEIDAELGFSGDFNKKKKIFTSGGSSNKKSASAFGGAPAAAPPPPCQADNCNADLSSSKRYHRRHKVCEFHAKAPVVPVTGIDQRFCQQCSRFHGLQEFDETKRSCRKRLAGHNQRRRKSSSDLHGESST; from the exons ATGGCGACTGGAAAAGCTGATGGAAAAAGGAGGCTAAGTTATTACgaaatggaggaagaagatgaagaagatgaagaagaagatgaagatgaggAACAAGAAATCGATGCAGAATTAGGGTTTTCAGGggattttaataagaaaaagaaaatttttacttCTGGGGGttcttctaataaaaaatcCGCATCTGCCTTCGGTGGAGCTCCTGCGGCGGCGCCACCGCCCCCGTGTCAGGCCGATAATTGCAATGCCGATCTGTCTTCTTCTAAGCGGTACCACCGCCGTCATAAGGTCTGTGAGTTTCATGCTAAAGCTCCCGTGGTTCCGGTGACCGGAATCGACCAGCGGTTCTGTCAACAATGTAGCAG ATTTCATGGCCTACAAGAGTTCGATGAAACAAAAAGGAGTTGCCGGAAGCGGTTGGCTGGACACAACCAGCGGCGGCGGAAGAGCTCATCAGATCTCCATGGCGAAAGCTCAACCTAG